A window of the Nibribacter ruber genome harbors these coding sequences:
- a CDS encoding DUF2911 domain-containing protein, with translation MKSVLTSFFLLLSFSLLGQTTLKLPQASPKAKITHTIGITEVTVAYSAPGVKNREVWGKLVPYGKLWRAGANEATTISFSTDVRILQENVPAGTYSLFVLPTDSSNWYVVLNKQLDLWGTDGYDQSKDLIRLPFSPKSAEFHETLKYSFNDVQPASARLVLNWEKKQLVIPIRVEVYAQTMNLIKDSLAVAKPSDWSVLAQAVNYVLQQNTDHELALEWIDKSISIEENFYNTWLKARLLAQKSEYDEALELNKKAQKLGKADEQTYKAYAQEIEDAAVLWREKRFQAN, from the coding sequence ATGAAATCTGTACTCACCTCTTTCTTTCTACTCTTATCCTTTAGTCTGTTGGGGCAAACTACGCTAAAGCTTCCGCAGGCAAGCCCCAAGGCCAAAATCACCCATACCATTGGCATTACAGAAGTGACCGTGGCCTACAGCGCGCCCGGGGTCAAGAACCGCGAGGTATGGGGAAAGCTAGTCCCCTACGGCAAACTCTGGCGGGCCGGTGCAAATGAAGCCACCACCATTTCTTTTTCTACAGACGTGCGCATACTCCAGGAAAACGTGCCGGCGGGTACTTACTCCTTGTTTGTATTGCCAACAGATTCCAGTAACTGGTACGTTGTCTTGAACAAGCAGCTGGACCTTTGGGGCACAGACGGCTACGATCAAAGCAAAGACTTAATAAGACTGCCCTTCAGCCCCAAATCCGCAGAATTCCATGAGACCTTGAAGTATTCTTTCAATGACGTACAACCCGCCAGCGCCCGCCTGGTCTTGAACTGGGAAAAAAAGCAATTGGTCATTCCCATAAGAGTGGAAGTGTATGCCCAAACCATGAACCTGATCAAAGATTCTTTGGCCGTAGCAAAACCCAGTGACTGGTCGGTGCTGGCACAGGCCGTGAACTATGTATTGCAGCAAAACACAGACCATGAACTGGCCCTGGAATGGATAGACAAGTCCATTTCCATAGAAGAAAACTTCTACAACACCTGGCTAAAGGCACGCCTGCTGGCCCAGAAAAGTGAATACGACGAAGCCCTGGAACTCAACAAGAAAGCCCAAAAACTAGGCAAAGCTGATGAGCAAACCTACAAGGCCTACGCCCAGGAAATTGAAGATGCCGCCGTTCTTTGGCGAGAAAAGAGATTCCAGGCCAACTAA
- the rpe gene encoding ribulose-phosphate 3-epimerase: protein MSHLIAPSVLSADFGQLATDVQMLNESTCDWIHCDVMDGRFVPNISFGFPVLQAIKAHAKKTLDVHLMIEAPELYIEQFQKAGADIITVHEEACTHLHRTLQQIKATGAKAGVALNPHTPVHVLSDVIEDIDVVCLMSVNPGFGGQKFIQNTYRKIEQLKALILERNASTLIEIDGGVNAENAPLLVKAGADVLVAGSFVFNSNSPAQTIQSLKEISL, encoded by the coding sequence ATGTCCCATTTAATTGCCCCTTCGGTTCTTTCCGCTGATTTTGGCCAACTGGCCACTGATGTTCAAATGCTCAATGAAAGCACCTGTGACTGGATTCACTGTGATGTCATGGATGGCCGGTTTGTGCCTAATATTTCATTTGGGTTTCCGGTGCTGCAGGCCATCAAAGCACACGCCAAGAAAACGCTGGATGTGCATTTGATGATTGAGGCGCCAGAACTTTACATTGAGCAGTTTCAGAAGGCAGGGGCAGACATCATCACCGTGCATGAGGAAGCCTGCACGCATCTGCACCGCACCCTGCAGCAGATTAAAGCCACGGGAGCCAAGGCAGGAGTGGCCTTGAACCCGCATACGCCTGTTCACGTGCTATCAGATGTTATTGAAGACATAGACGTGGTGTGCCTTATGTCGGTGAATCCGGGGTTTGGAGGTCAGAAGTTTATTCAGAACACCTACCGCAAGATAGAGCAATTAAAAGCCCTCATTCTGGAGCGCAATGCTTCCACCTTGATTGAAATTGACGGCGGCGTGAACGCTGAGAATGCACCCCTTCTCGTGAAAGCGGGAGCAGACGTGTTGGTGGCCGGCAGCTTTGTATTCAATTCAAATAGCCCCGCGCAAACCATTCAGTCCCTCAAGGAAATAAGCCTCTAA
- a CDS encoding TonB-dependent receptor, whose translation MGFGRLGWCLCLLFLSFPAWAQQAHVHGLITDTQQQPLAGATVVLQNTSYSTLTDAQGRFKLAVDPEREYTLVVTYIGYERQEKPLVLLPNETRYVTVELSLQDKALQEVQVRAKSAQDTRDVVSITKIDPRLTQTLPSPFQEFNKILVTLPGVTSNNELSSAYSVRGGNFDENLVYVNGMEVYRPFLSMTGQQEGLSFVNPDMVEEVTFSSGGWQPRYGDKLSSVLDIQYRTPTKFRGSVSGSLTGGSVHTEGIALNKRLGYLVGIRHKNAGYVLNSLEVEGDYKPKFTDVQTYLTYDLSSAKHRASGTQPITELSFLANLSQNDYQVRPETRETTFGTQTQVLRLLVGFDGQEQMKYTTWQSGLRLQHFFSSEVKGELIYSTLYSQEREFRDLEAGYRFCDVMPMVGVSPFNKCAGERGVGSTYNYSRNKLRAAFQALEGKVSWKFNASHTISSGAKAGHESIKDALREYSFTDSSDYVLGLKTLSVNQTLSSTRWQAYVQDEWSIDSSKTLTYGVRVHYWTVNGQVSISPRVQYAFRLASLPQWSFKAAAGAYVQPALYREIRDLDGSLVKGVENQQAWHFVSGTEYQFQKWGRPFKLTAEAYYKYMPTVNPFEQENMRLRYLPHVKAEAYAIGADVRVNGEFIKGEESWFSLGFLSTRENLQGDSTEVRDPITGKTEAVAPKGFIRRPTDQHLNFGIFFQDHLPANPTWKMYLNLAFSTGLPFGPPGLLNHRSAFNGPAYRRVDMGFSKLISVRGPEATGFGLESFWVSLEVLNLISANNVISYNYVRDNNGITYAVPNYLTDRLVNLRFIARF comes from the coding sequence ATGGGGTTTGGGCGGTTGGGTTGGTGCCTGTGTCTGTTGTTCCTGAGCTTTCCGGCCTGGGCGCAACAAGCGCATGTGCATGGCCTAATCACCGACACCCAGCAGCAGCCGCTGGCAGGAGCTACCGTTGTCCTTCAGAATACGAGCTATTCCACTTTGACAGATGCTCAGGGAAGGTTTAAACTAGCCGTAGACCCAGAGCGCGAGTACACGCTGGTGGTAACCTATATTGGCTATGAGCGGCAAGAGAAGCCTCTGGTTTTACTCCCCAATGAGACGCGCTATGTAACGGTAGAATTAAGCCTGCAAGATAAGGCCTTACAGGAAGTACAGGTGCGCGCCAAGTCTGCCCAAGACACCAGGGACGTGGTCAGTATCACTAAAATCGACCCGAGGTTAACCCAAACACTGCCCAGCCCTTTTCAGGAATTCAATAAGATTCTGGTGACCTTGCCTGGGGTGACCAGCAACAATGAGTTGTCTTCTGCCTACTCAGTGAGAGGAGGCAATTTTGACGAAAACTTAGTGTATGTGAATGGCATGGAGGTGTACCGTCCGTTTCTGAGCATGACCGGGCAGCAGGAGGGGCTGAGCTTTGTCAATCCAGACATGGTAGAAGAAGTCACCTTTTCTTCCGGAGGCTGGCAACCCAGATACGGCGACAAGCTTTCCTCAGTACTGGACATTCAATACCGCACGCCCACCAAGTTCAGAGGTTCTGTTTCGGGAAGTTTGACGGGCGGCTCTGTGCATACCGAAGGTATTGCCTTAAACAAGCGATTGGGGTATTTGGTAGGCATCAGGCATAAGAACGCGGGCTATGTCTTGAATAGCCTGGAAGTAGAAGGCGATTACAAGCCTAAATTCACAGATGTACAGACCTACCTCACCTATGATCTTTCTTCAGCCAAGCACCGAGCCTCGGGTACTCAGCCTATCACTGAACTAAGTTTTCTGGCCAACCTATCGCAGAATGACTATCAGGTAAGGCCTGAAACCCGGGAAACAACCTTCGGTACACAGACGCAGGTGTTGCGCCTATTGGTAGGGTTTGACGGCCAGGAACAAATGAAGTACACCACATGGCAGAGCGGCTTGCGGTTGCAACACTTTTTTTCTTCTGAGGTGAAGGGAGAGTTGATTTACTCTACCTTGTACAGCCAGGAACGCGAGTTCAGGGATTTAGAAGCGGGTTACCGTTTTTGTGACGTAATGCCTATGGTGGGCGTGTCGCCGTTCAACAAATGCGCGGGAGAGCGAGGAGTGGGTTCTACCTACAACTATTCCAGAAACAAACTACGCGCCGCCTTTCAAGCCTTGGAAGGAAAAGTGTCCTGGAAATTCAATGCCTCTCATACTATTTCTTCAGGGGCGAAAGCAGGGCATGAGTCCATTAAAGATGCGTTGCGAGAGTATTCCTTCACAGACTCTTCTGACTACGTACTGGGCCTGAAAACCCTTTCTGTCAACCAAACCCTTTCCTCTACCAGATGGCAAGCCTATGTGCAGGATGAGTGGTCCATTGACAGCTCAAAAACGTTGACGTATGGGGTAAGGGTGCATTACTGGACGGTAAATGGACAGGTTTCCATCAGCCCCAGGGTACAGTATGCGTTCCGGTTAGCCAGTTTGCCGCAGTGGTCATTCAAGGCCGCCGCCGGTGCCTACGTACAGCCTGCCTTGTACAGAGAGATACGAGACCTGGACGGGTCCTTGGTCAAGGGCGTAGAAAACCAGCAAGCCTGGCATTTTGTGTCTGGGACGGAGTATCAGTTTCAGAAATGGGGAAGGCCTTTCAAACTCACCGCCGAGGCGTATTACAAGTACATGCCAACAGTAAATCCGTTTGAGCAGGAGAACATGCGCTTACGGTACCTGCCGCACGTAAAAGCAGAGGCCTACGCCATTGGCGCCGATGTACGGGTGAACGGTGAGTTCATCAAAGGAGAGGAGTCTTGGTTTAGCCTGGGCTTTTTAAGTACCCGTGAAAACCTGCAAGGCGACTCCACCGAAGTGCGGGACCCCATCACGGGAAAAACAGAGGCAGTAGCACCAAAAGGCTTCATCAGAAGACCCACCGACCAACACCTGAACTTCGGGATTTTCTTTCAGGATCACCTGCCGGCCAACCCCACCTGGAAAATGTATTTGAACCTGGCATTCAGCACTGGTTTGCCGTTTGGACCTCCCGGCTTACTTAACCACCGAAGCGCCTTCAACGGCCCGGCTTACAGAAGGGTAGACATGGGCTTTTCCAAACTAATATCGGTGCGCGGGCCAGAAGCCACTGGTTTTGGCTTGGAAAGCTTCTGGGTTAGCCTGGAGGTACTCAACCTTATTTCAGCCAACAACGTGATTTCCTATAATTACGTGCGGGACAACAATGGCATCACCTACGCCGTTCCCAATTACCTGACCGATCGGTTGGTCAACCTTCGGTTCATTGCCAGATTCTAG
- the hisG gene encoding ATP phosphoribosyltransferase, translating to MIRLAIQKSGRLSDDSLKLIRECGISFISTSSKLKTEATNFPLEILFLRDDDIPGYVADGVADIGIVGQNVLVEEGLQALSVKNLGFSKCRLSLAVSKGEAYTDVTSLKGKSIATSYPNLLQEFLTSKGVQADIHTISGSVEIAPSIGLADAVCDIVSSGSTLISNGLREVETVFKSEAVLISNQNLDAEKNRLLQQLLFRMEAVQQAQKSKYVVLNAPNSAIPQIKPLLPGIKSPTIIPLAEEGWSSLHSVVNEDDFWDIIQKLKEAGAEGILVVPIEKMIG from the coding sequence ATGATCCGGTTAGCCATTCAAAAATCCGGTCGCTTGTCAGATGACTCTCTCAAATTAATTCGGGAGTGCGGCATTTCCTTTATCAGTACCAGCTCTAAGCTAAAAACCGAAGCCACCAATTTTCCCCTAGAGATCTTGTTCCTGCGCGACGACGACATTCCGGGCTACGTAGCCGATGGTGTGGCAGACATTGGCATTGTGGGCCAGAACGTGTTGGTGGAGGAAGGCCTGCAGGCGCTGTCTGTCAAGAACCTGGGCTTTAGCAAATGCCGTCTTTCCTTGGCAGTGTCTAAGGGCGAAGCCTACACAGACGTTACCTCTTTGAAAGGCAAAAGCATTGCCACTTCCTACCCCAACCTGCTGCAAGAATTCTTAACCTCCAAAGGCGTACAAGCCGACATTCACACCATTAGTGGGTCTGTGGAGATTGCCCCAAGCATTGGCTTAGCAGATGCCGTCTGTGACATAGTAAGTTCTGGTTCAACGCTCATCAGCAATGGCTTGCGCGAGGTAGAAACGGTTTTCAAATCTGAGGCGGTCTTGATCTCTAACCAGAACCTGGACGCTGAAAAGAATCGTCTCCTGCAACAGCTATTGTTCAGGATGGAAGCCGTGCAGCAGGCCCAAAAGTCTAAGTACGTAGTCTTAAACGCCCCAAATTCTGCCATTCCGCAAATAAAACCCTTGTTGCCCGGCATTAAGTCTCCCACCATTATTCCTTTGGCTGAAGAAGGTTGGAGTTCTTTGCACTCGGTGGTGAATGAAGATGATTTCTGGGACATCATCCAGAAGTTGAAAGAAGCCGGCGCCGAAGGTATTCTGGTAGTTCCCATTGAAAAAATGATCGGCTAA